A window of Benincasa hispida cultivar B227 chromosome 9, ASM972705v1, whole genome shotgun sequence genomic DNA:
CTTGATCTGCGCTTTAATTGATGCAATTAATTGAGTGTACTCTTCTATCTGTCTGCACAAAAACATATGCAGGCTCGTCAATAAACGAAAATTTGAAACCTTAAAGGAACACAAGATCCTTAAACTTACAGGATTAGTAAAAGCACTAATCTAAACACCGCAGCACTTAAAACGTTTACCTGGCTAACCTCTCTTCtttgagagagagaaattttaAAGCTTCAGACCATGTGAACTCGACATGAAACCCAAGCCCGACATCTACAAATATGCTTCGTGTATCTGGCCTGTACAAGTAGAGACGATAAGCTCTAAATTTGCAGGAGAAAGGTAAATTAAGTGGGAGTAAGAGAATCAGCCTCATCATTGAGCCCATGGCTCTAAGGCCAGCCCTTCCAACCATTCATTGGATTGGATATGGACCACCGAGCTAAAAAATTTCTGAGTAGAAATTGATGATAAATGTCGGAAATGGAAACAAATGCAACTCGTAAGCAGGTAATATTGTGGTTGTTTAGGCTTGAGTGCGTTCAAGAAAGGGGAGGGAGGATCCTAGtacctaaaaattaaaattaagtggGAGTTATTATGCTTTTCTTCCCTTTGATTGTTTTGACagatgaaaaataagaaaagtatAATAACTCAAGTAGCTTGATATCCAATCTCACAGCCATGGGTTGACATGATATATTCAATGGGGCTAGCGATAAAGTAACATGACATAGAGACAATCCAAATTTCATAGTGGCCACCTACCTAGAATATTGAAATCCTTCCAGTTTTCTAACAACCAAATATTACAAGATCGTTGTTTTGTGAGATAAGTCGAAAACCAAATATTATAAGGTTGGATAGTTGTTTCGTGAGATTAGTCGAGATGCACGCATAGAAATTTAGaacaaatgaaaatgaaaaaaaggcaACCAGATTCATTATCTAGATCAGTAAGAGAAACTTACACATCGCCTTGTCCATAGACTTCAGAGCCAAGATTGACCAACATTCTGAGATTAGTTATActatttttctccaaattctcaaTGTTCCTACGAAGGTCTGAACTAATAGTATAAAAATGTTAAGTGTCACAATGAAAAATACCATTGAGAATGCAACGTAGCACAAGCGAAAGATGTATGACGGGATAATTAAGAATTAAGTAAAGCCATAAATCTGAGGCGGAGTCAAATGAATTAAAAAGGATACAACACTTTCTGCTGCTCAAACACTTTATCCCTGCCAAACAACAAACAATATAGAAAAAACAGTTAAATGAATTTTACACCTTTCAAGTTTTCAACAAATACTCAcaaacaatttttttccttcatttcctCTCCCCAACAATGAAATTACATTTCatcaaaactaaatttgaaaattgtcgAAAAACCAAGTAACAAAAAAGTTCAACCAACAAAATACTAAGTTCACCTTAATGTCCATAGATAACCACAAAAATACTCCAATTTTAGGTCAAAAAAACATAACATGAAACCCTAATTAAAGAACATACAGAACTAGAAGGTCTAGTATCAACAAAATTAGTTTTATCCAACAACAATAGCTAGCCACATAAGTTAAAAGACaccaaagattttttttcacaaaattaatatgaaacTCTTCTCTTCCATTGACATCTTGAATTCTCAAGATGCCTGTTATCTTATATACCAACAAAATAAACACAAGATAAG
This region includes:
- the LOC120085582 gene encoding protein UXT homolog, giving the protein MDAGIDNFRNEKVKRFEEFVDRRLKPDLVHAIAERDKVFEQQKVFSDLRRNIENLEKNSITNLRMLVNLGSEVYGQGDVPDTRSIFVDVGLGFHVEFTWSEALKFLSLKEERLARQIEEYTQLIASIKAQIKLVCEGIRELLQLPAERTIEGRVF